The Candidatus Methylomirabilis lanthanidiphila genome segment CCCGTTTCGCGGACATATCGTTTGAGCAGGACACTGGTGTCGAAGTACGCCCACGGCGCAGGCATCAGGATTCGTCTCGTTCATCCCGAAGCGTTTGAGAGACCGGCAGGCCTTTCAACGGCCGTGGCACGCAGGCGGGGAGAGGCTGACGCTTGGACGCCCGGTGCAACAATCCTGCCGCTTCTAGGCGTCGCACCTCCGCCTCACCAGCCGCCGGTGGCCCTAGCGGCCTGATGACGCCGATAGGTTTCCCGCGCTCGGTCAACACCACCTCTTCCCCGGCTTTGACCGCCTTGATAGCTTTTGAAAACTGCTGGTTGGCTTCCCGCAATCCTATTCGCATCTCGACCTCGCTGGCAATGTAGTGACGTCACTAGATTACTCAGGAAGTGAAGTGCCGTCAACCGCAAACATGATGCGGGCAGCCAGATACCATGGTGTCAGGGGAACTGCTGGAGGAAGCGGAGGTCGTTGTCGTGGAAGAGGCGGATATCTTCGATACCGTACTTCAGCATGGCGACGCGCGCCGGTCCCATGCCGAAGGCGAAGCCGGTGTAACGTGCCGGGTCGTACCCGACGCGCGCCAGAACATTCGGATGGACCATTCCCGCGCCCAGGATCTCCAGCCACCCGCTCATCTTGCACAGCCGGCAACCGGCGCCCTTGCAGCGGAAGCAGTCGATCGACATATCGACGCCTGGTTCGACAAATGGGAAATAGTCGCACCGAAAGCGGATCTTGCGCTCGTCGCCGAAGAGGCGACGCACAAAAGCGTATAATGTCCCCTTCAGATCGGCGAACGTAATACCCTCGTCAACCGCCAGTCCCTCGATCTGATGAAACTGGCTCTCGTGGCTGGCGTCTACCGCCTCGTATCGATAACACTTGCCGGGCACCACGACGCGGATCGGCGGCTTGGTCTGTTCCATGATGCGGATCTGCATCGGCGAGGTGTGCGTTCTGAGTAGCATCGGTTTATCGACCTGGGCGCTTGTCGGATCGATCCAGAAGGTGTCCCACATCTCCCGCGCCGGGTGATCCTCCGGAATGTTGAGGGCCTCAAAGTTATAGTAGTCCCATTCGACCTCTGGACCCTCGATGACCGCAAACCCCATCTCTGCGAAGATCCGGCAGATCTCGCGGATAATCTGAGTAAGGGGATGCAGGCGGCCCACGGTCGGCCATCGCCCCGGCAGGGTGACGTCGATCCGATCTGTGGCCAGCACCTCATCGCTCGGGACCGATTCCAGGGCTGTCCGCCTGGCCGCGATACGCTCCTCAATCGCCTGCTTGACC includes the following:
- a CDS encoding Phd_YefM; translated protein: MRIGLREANQQFSKAIKAVKAGEEVVLTERGKPIGVIRPLGPPAAGEAEVRRLEAAGLLHRASKRQPLPACVPRPLKGLPVSQTLRDERDES
- a CDS encoding phenylalanyl-tRNA synthetase subunit alpha; amino-acid sequence: MEALRQELDDLKASALDQIDQSADPAQLEQARVQYLGRKARLTAILRQLVALPPQERPVIGLLANQVKQAIEERIAARRTALESVPSDEVLATDRIDVTLPGRWPTVGRLHPLTQIIREICRIFAEMGFAVIEGPEVEWDYYNFEALNIPEDHPAREMWDTFWIDPTSAQVDKPMLLRTHTSPMQIRIMEQTKPPIRVVVPGKCYRYEAVDASHESQFHQIEGLAVDEGITFADLKGTLYAFVRRLFGDERKIRFRCDYFPFVEPGVDMSIDCFRCKGAGCRLCKMSGWLEILGAGMVHPNVLARVGYDPARYTGFAFGMGPARVAMLKYGIEDIRLFHDNDLRFLQQFP